The following proteins are encoded in a genomic region of Brachypodium distachyon strain Bd21 chromosome 1, Brachypodium_distachyon_v3.0, whole genome shotgun sequence:
- the LOC100830238 gene encoding rRNA-processing protein EFG1 produces the protein MAHGGQPRRAPAVRRPKSSASASAPAADRKRKRAAAMKTVTLKNQIRSTERLLRKDLPSEMRVAQEKKLEELKRQQELQNQLAIQRTVQLRDRKIKFFERRKIERMIRRLEKQQRSNADDASNKLSTLREDLEYVRFFPKTEKYLPLFTGEDSPDLIEKRNVWRKQIKDNLMAAAANGKDLEETASDDDTLDVSDDDFFMGSSSDEEADDELTDKSAKEPASSASGRAASGMSSDEKNQRQRDARVLMPPPRSLPPNRARSMEKRAMSSSGNTSNSTGGNSFKNRRASNLSGDHNSTLSSNSDAHKPRRKRRPKKKRKE, from the exons atgGCGCACGGCGGccagccccgccgcgcccccgccgtccgccgccccaaatcgtcggcttcggcgtccgcgcccgccgccgatcGGAAGCGGAAGCGCGCCGCTGCCATGAAGACCGTCACGCTCAAGAACCAGATCCGCTCCACGGAGCGCCTCCTCCGCAAG GATCTTCCTAGTGAAATGAGGGTGGCTCAAGAGAAGAAATTGGAAGAACTTAAGCGGCAGCAAGAGCTTCAGAATCAACTAGCTATTCAACGGACAGTACAGTTGAGAGATAGAAAGATAAAGTTTTTTG AGAGGCGAAAGATTGAGAGAATGATAAGGCGCCTTGAGAAGCAGCAACGTTCGAATGCTGATGATGCCAGCAACAAGCTGTCGACATTGCGAGAAGATCTTGAATATGTTCGA TTTTTCCCGAAGACTGAGAAATATCTCCCTCTGTTCACCGGGGAGGATAGCCCAGATCTTATCGAGAAGAGGAATGTATGGCGTAAACAGATCAAGGATAATCTCATGGCTGCTGCAGCAAATGGAAAGGACTTAGAAG AGACAGCAAGCGACGATGATACCTTGGATGTGAGTGACGATGATTTCTTTATGGGAAGTTCAAGCGATGAAGAGGCAGATGATGAGCTGACCGACAAAAGTGCAAA AGAACCAGCTTCCAGTGCTTCAGGTAGGGCGGCGTCTGGTATGTCCAGCGATGAAAAGAATCAG CGACAGAGAGATGCTCGAGTTCTTATGCCACCACCTCGCTCATTACCACCGAATAGAGCTAGATCCATGGAGAAACGTGCAATGTCCAGCTCTGGAAATACTTCAAACAGCACAGGTGGTAACTCATTCAAGAATAGGAGAGCATCAAATCTGTCTGGAGATCACAACAGCACTCTGAGTTCAAATTCAGATGCTCATAAACCACGTCGCAAAAGGAGACctaagaagaaaaggaag GAATGA
- the LOC100821432 gene encoding E3 ubiquitin protein ligase DRIP2 isoform X1, whose translation MQDAVLACAALTAAADVAPASAAGGGGGGGGDGGVVRVKRSALVACLTCPLCRRLLRDAATITECLHTFCRKCISEEFINKEVCRCPTCNIDLGCAPEEKLRVDHSLLYVRSKIFPYKRRKVKDQEVISPITSPVKRKERSLSSLTGHGPRVSIQKCLTKRRTKASCLRRFSLRSTLQGSSKDATKKVGGWRPLGCQLRVGKDRKSLKSDSEDVNRSRTKSGDPDDGAPSNQAKAREHLKRYGNLAKKTGSRKVFTLKGKKKRFKANHPDKMRRLRALWFHLVAAFDQKGQPLPQLPTKFLRIKDVELPASYIHKYLAHKLNLSSEAEVEMVCGGKKVDPGMTLHDLADCWLDKGPKGRVRSSLDSPATGFVTTLFYSRPELLPAPTIPS comes from the exons ATGCAGGACGCGGTGCTCGCCTGCGCCGCGCTGACCGCGGCGGCCGACGTCGCGCCTGCAAGTGCtgccgggggaggaggaggaggaggaggggacggcggcgtcgtGAGGGTGAAGCGCTCGGCCCTGGTGGCGTGCCTCACCTGcccgctctgccgccgcctcctccgcgacGCGGCAACCATCACCGAGTGCCTCCACACCT TTTGCAGAAAGTGCATATCTGAGGAGTTCATCAATAAGGAGGTCTGCCGCTGCCCTACTTGCAATATTGATTTAGGCTGTGCTCCAGAGGAGAAACTCAG AGTTGATCATAGCCTACTATATGTGAGGTCAAAGATATTTCCTTACAAAAGACGGAAGGTTAAGGATCAAGAAGTCATATCACCAATTACATCACCTGTCAAGAGGAAAGAAAGATCTCTATCTTCATTGACCGGCCATGGTCCTCGGGTGTCTATACAGAAATGCCTTACGAAGAGGAGAACAAAAGCTTCATGCTTACGCCGCTTCTCTTTG CGCTCTACCTTGCAGGGCAGTAGTAAAGACGCGACAAAGAAAGTTGGAGGATGGAGACCACTGGGCTGTCAACTTAGAGTTGGTAAAGATCGAAAGTCTCTTAAATCAGATTCTGAAGATGTTAATAGAAGCAGGACTAAGTCTGGTGATCCAGATGATGGTGCTCCTTCCAACCAAGCAAAGGCTAGAGAACACTTGAAACGATATGGGAATTTAGCAAAGAAGACTGGAAGCAGGAAAGTGTTCACTCtgaagggaaaaaagaaaaggtttaAGGCAAATCATCCTGATAAAATGAGGAGATTGCGAGCATTATGGTTCCATCTAGTGGCTGCTTTTGACCA GAAAGGACAACCTCTACCGCAGCTACCTACAAAATTTTTAAGAATCAA GGATGTCGAGTTGCCTGCTTCCTACATACATAAGTACCTTGCACATAAACTCAATCTTTCAAGTGAAGCTGAG GTGGAGATGGTGTGCGGTGGCAAGAAAGTGGACCCGGGAATGACCCTGCATGATCTAGCAGACTGCTGGCTCGATAAAGGTCCGAAGGGCCGGGTGCGATCATCCCTTGACTCCCCTGCCACCGGGTTCGTCACGACGTTATTCTACAGCAGGCCAGAACTGCTCCCAGCACCAACCATACCTAGCTGA
- the LOC100821432 gene encoding E3 ubiquitin protein ligase DRIP2 isoform X2 has translation MQDAVLACAALTAAADVAPASAAGGGGGGGGDGGVVRVKRSALVACLTCPLCRRLLRDAATITECLHTFCRKCISEEFINKEVCRCPTCNIDLGCAPEEKLRVDHSLLYVRSKIFPYKRRKVKDQEVISPITSPVKRKERSLSSLTGHGPRVSIQKCLTKRRTKASCLRRFSLGSSKDATKKVGGWRPLGCQLRVGKDRKSLKSDSEDVNRSRTKSGDPDDGAPSNQAKAREHLKRYGNLAKKTGSRKVFTLKGKKKRFKANHPDKMRRLRALWFHLVAAFDQKGQPLPQLPTKFLRIKDVELPASYIHKYLAHKLNLSSEAEVEMVCGGKKVDPGMTLHDLADCWLDKGPKGRVRSSLDSPATGFVTTLFYSRPELLPAPTIPS, from the exons ATGCAGGACGCGGTGCTCGCCTGCGCCGCGCTGACCGCGGCGGCCGACGTCGCGCCTGCAAGTGCtgccgggggaggaggaggaggaggaggggacggcggcgtcgtGAGGGTGAAGCGCTCGGCCCTGGTGGCGTGCCTCACCTGcccgctctgccgccgcctcctccgcgacGCGGCAACCATCACCGAGTGCCTCCACACCT TTTGCAGAAAGTGCATATCTGAGGAGTTCATCAATAAGGAGGTCTGCCGCTGCCCTACTTGCAATATTGATTTAGGCTGTGCTCCAGAGGAGAAACTCAG AGTTGATCATAGCCTACTATATGTGAGGTCAAAGATATTTCCTTACAAAAGACGGAAGGTTAAGGATCAAGAAGTCATATCACCAATTACATCACCTGTCAAGAGGAAAGAAAGATCTCTATCTTCATTGACCGGCCATGGTCCTCGGGTGTCTATACAGAAATGCCTTACGAAGAGGAGAACAAAAGCTTCATGCTTACGCCGCTTCTCTTTG GGCAGTAGTAAAGACGCGACAAAGAAAGTTGGAGGATGGAGACCACTGGGCTGTCAACTTAGAGTTGGTAAAGATCGAAAGTCTCTTAAATCAGATTCTGAAGATGTTAATAGAAGCAGGACTAAGTCTGGTGATCCAGATGATGGTGCTCCTTCCAACCAAGCAAAGGCTAGAGAACACTTGAAACGATATGGGAATTTAGCAAAGAAGACTGGAAGCAGGAAAGTGTTCACTCtgaagggaaaaaagaaaaggtttaAGGCAAATCATCCTGATAAAATGAGGAGATTGCGAGCATTATGGTTCCATCTAGTGGCTGCTTTTGACCA GAAAGGACAACCTCTACCGCAGCTACCTACAAAATTTTTAAGAATCAA GGATGTCGAGTTGCCTGCTTCCTACATACATAAGTACCTTGCACATAAACTCAATCTTTCAAGTGAAGCTGAG GTGGAGATGGTGTGCGGTGGCAAGAAAGTGGACCCGGGAATGACCCTGCATGATCTAGCAGACTGCTGGCTCGATAAAGGTCCGAAGGGCCGGGTGCGATCATCCCTTGACTCCCCTGCCACCGGGTTCGTCACGACGTTATTCTACAGCAGGCCAGAACTGCTCCCAGCACCAACCATACCTAGCTGA
- the LOC100821432 gene encoding E3 ubiquitin protein ligase DRIP2 isoform X4 produces the protein MQDAVLACAALTAAADVAPASAAGGGGGGGGDGGVVRVKRSALVACLTCPLCRRLLRDAATITECLHTFCRKCISEEFINKEVCRCPTCNIDLGCAPEEKLRVDHSLLYVRSKIFPYKRRKVKDQEVISPITSPVKRKERSLSSLTGHGPRVSIQKCLTKRRTKASCLRRFSLGSSKDATKKVGGWRPLGCQLRVDDGAPSNQAKAREHLKRYGNLAKKTGSRKVFTLKGKKKRFKANHPDKMRRLRALWFHLVAAFDQKGQPLPQLPTKFLRIKDVELPASYIHKYLAHKLNLSSEAEVEMVCGGKKVDPGMTLHDLADCWLDKGPKGRVRSSLDSPATGFVTTLFYSRPELLPAPTIPS, from the exons ATGCAGGACGCGGTGCTCGCCTGCGCCGCGCTGACCGCGGCGGCCGACGTCGCGCCTGCAAGTGCtgccgggggaggaggaggaggaggaggggacggcggcgtcgtGAGGGTGAAGCGCTCGGCCCTGGTGGCGTGCCTCACCTGcccgctctgccgccgcctcctccgcgacGCGGCAACCATCACCGAGTGCCTCCACACCT TTTGCAGAAAGTGCATATCTGAGGAGTTCATCAATAAGGAGGTCTGCCGCTGCCCTACTTGCAATATTGATTTAGGCTGTGCTCCAGAGGAGAAACTCAG AGTTGATCATAGCCTACTATATGTGAGGTCAAAGATATTTCCTTACAAAAGACGGAAGGTTAAGGATCAAGAAGTCATATCACCAATTACATCACCTGTCAAGAGGAAAGAAAGATCTCTATCTTCATTGACCGGCCATGGTCCTCGGGTGTCTATACAGAAATGCCTTACGAAGAGGAGAACAAAAGCTTCATGCTTACGCCGCTTCTCTTTG GGCAGTAGTAAAGACGCGACAAAGAAAGTTGGAGGATGGAGACCACTGGGCTGTCAACTTAGAGTTG ATGATGGTGCTCCTTCCAACCAAGCAAAGGCTAGAGAACACTTGAAACGATATGGGAATTTAGCAAAGAAGACTGGAAGCAGGAAAGTGTTCACTCtgaagggaaaaaagaaaaggtttaAGGCAAATCATCCTGATAAAATGAGGAGATTGCGAGCATTATGGTTCCATCTAGTGGCTGCTTTTGACCA GAAAGGACAACCTCTACCGCAGCTACCTACAAAATTTTTAAGAATCAA GGATGTCGAGTTGCCTGCTTCCTACATACATAAGTACCTTGCACATAAACTCAATCTTTCAAGTGAAGCTGAG GTGGAGATGGTGTGCGGTGGCAAGAAAGTGGACCCGGGAATGACCCTGCATGATCTAGCAGACTGCTGGCTCGATAAAGGTCCGAAGGGCCGGGTGCGATCATCCCTTGACTCCCCTGCCACCGGGTTCGTCACGACGTTATTCTACAGCAGGCCAGAACTGCTCCCAGCACCAACCATACCTAGCTGA
- the LOC100836197 gene encoding BTB/POZ and MATH domain-containing protein 2 yields the protein MATLSVSRCTAETEKGAHTFEINGYSLHRGHGVGRFLRSANFTVGGHLWSVVFYPDGCREDCKDFVCVGLQLMSWSIGMVHTSFILSFLHPTNIQPSSSSAPVVFNFYQACSSFVCHRFMKRSMLEKAGYIVEDNLKLHCTLTVSKLPRVGETMHLETILPPPSDITEHLMKLLETQECTDVIFVVQGEEFPAHKLVMAMRSPVFKAQLYGQMMEKDMNRIIVPEMQPFVFRVLLHFIYTDALPSLDDLDGDSMKDMIKHLLLAADRYLMERLKLVCESILCKELDVKSLANMLALADQHSCTGLKDACIEFVSSSSIANEVAETQAYKELKRTHPSVVMDMWEKIIKRPRT from the coding sequence ATGGCGACATTGAGCGTGTCGAGatgcacggcggagacggagaAGGGAGCACACACGTTTGAGATCAACGGGTATAGCCTGCATCGAGGCCACGGCGTCGGCCGCTTCCTCCGATCTGCCAACTTCACCGTTGGTGGCCATCTGTGGTCCGTGGTCTTCTACCCTGATGGATGTCGTGAGGACTGCAAGGACTTTGTGTGTGTTGGTCTCCAACTAATGAGTTGGAGCATAGGTATGGTGCATACATCATTCATACTCAGCTTCCTCCACCCGACCAACATACAGCCTTCTTCATCGTCAGCACCGGTAGTGTTCAATTTTTATCAAGCGTGTAGTTCTTTTGTATGTCACCGCTTCATGAAAAGAAGCATGCTAGAAAAAGCTGGATACATTGTTGAGGACAACCTCAAACTCCACTGCACCCTAACCGTGAGCAAGTTGCCACGGGTGGGTGAGACCATGCATCTAGAAACCATACTTCCACCCCCATCTGACATCACAGAGCATCTCATGAAGCTGTTGGAGACCCAAGAGTGCACAGATGTAATATTTGTGGTTCAAGGGGAGGAGTTCCCTGCCCACAAGCTCGTGATGGCGATGCGGTCGCCAGTCTTCAAGGCGCAACTCTATGGGCAGATGATGGAGAAGGATATGAATCGCATCATTGTCCCTGAGATGCAACCTTTTGTATTTAGGGTTCTTCTCCATTTCATCTATACTGATGCATTGCCTTCCTTGGACGATCTTGATGGAGATAGCATGAAAGACATGATCAAGCATTTGCTCCTGGCCGCAGATCGATACCTTATGGAAAGGCTAAAGCTAGTGTGCGAAAGCATTCTTTGCAAGGAGCTTGATGTCAAGTCTCTGGCGAATATGCTGGCCTTAGCGGACCAACATAGTTGCACCGGGCTAAAAGATGCTTGCATTGAGTTTGTATCCTCTTCAAGCATAGCAAATGAAGTTGCAGAAACCCAAGCGTACAAGGAGCTCAAAAGAACTCATCCTTCCGTTGTAATGGACATGTGGGAGAAGATCATCAAGCGTCCTAGGACATAA
- the LOC100828418 gene encoding auxin-responsive protein IAA14 gives MEIIDAELRLGPPGSSGSGDMAAKKRSAAAAAKSEASGTGGDPDAAPASKVQVVGWPPVGAYRKSTVQSASAAREKGGVGGGLYVKVSMDGAPYLRKVDLRTYGGYGELRDALAKLFGACDKAAGGAGGFAVAYEDKDGDLMLAGDVPWDMFICSCKKLRIMRGSEAR, from the exons ATGGAGATCATCGACGCGGAGCTGCGGCTCGGCCCGCCCggaagcagcggcagcggcgacatGGCGGCGAAGAAACggtcggcggcagcggcggccaaGAGCGAGgcctccggcaccggcggcgacccCGACGCCGCACCGGCATCCAA GGTGCAGGTGGTGGGGTGGCCGCCGGTGGGGGCGTACAGGAAGAGCACGGTGCAGTCAGCGTCAgcggcgagggagaagggcggcgtcggaggaggGCTGTACGTGAAGGTGAGCATGGACGGGGCGCCGTACCTGAGGAAGGTGGACCTGAGGACCTACGGAGGGTACGGGGAGCTCAGGGACGCGCTGGCCAAGCTCTTCGGCGCCTGCGAcaaggccgccggcggcgccggcggattTGCCGTCGCCTACGAGGACAAGGACGGCGACCTCATGCTCGCCGGCGACGTCCCATGGGA CATGTTCATCTGCTCTTGCAAGAAGCTGAGGATAATGAGAGGCTCCGAAGCGAGATGA
- the LOC100831162 gene encoding transcription factor UNE12, whose product MAGQPPQASEDDFLDQFFSLTNSLSAGGRPSGDQPFSLALSLDAAADASGSRDRLGDADDVGKSERDSVQLSGLFPPVFGGVGQPPHLRPSPPAQMFHAQQPKQGGSAVGPQPPAPRPKVRARRGQATDPHSIAERLRRERIAERMRALQELVPNTNKTDRAAMLDEILDYVKFLRLQVKVLSMSRLGGAGAVAQLVADIPLSVKGEASDSGSNQQIWEKWSTDGTERQVAKLMDEDIGAAMQFLQSKALCMMPISLAMAIYDTQHSQDGQPVKPEPNSHS is encoded by the exons ATGGCCGGGCAGCCGCCGCAGGCCTCGGAGGACGACTTCCTCGACCAGTTCTTCTCCCTCACAAACTCCCtctccgccggcggccggccctCCGGCGACCAGCCCTTCTCCCTCGCCCTCAGCCTCGACGCCGCGGCGGATGCTTCCGGGAGCAGGGACCGCCTCGGAGACGCCGACGACGTCGGGAAATCG GAGCGGGACAGCGTGCAGCTTTCGGGTCTCTTCCCGCCGGTTTTCGGTGGTGTCGGACAGCCGCCGCACCTACGCCCCAGCCCGCCTGCCCAG ATGTTCCACGCGCAGCAGCCGAAGCAAGGTGGATCAGCCGTTGGGCCGCAGCCACCGGCTCCGAGACCGAAGGTGCGAGCGCGTCGAGGACAGGCGACTGATCCCCACAGCATCGCTGAGAGG CTAAGAAGAGAGAGAATTGCGGAAAGGATGAGGGCCCTACAGGAATTGGTCCCCAATACAAACAAG ACTGATAGGGCAGCTATGTTAGATGAGATCCTCGATTATGTGAAGTTCTTGAGGCTTCAAGTGAAG GTTTTAAGCATGAGCAGACTgggtggtgctggtgctgttGCCCAGCTGGTTGCTGACATTCCACTTTCAGTTAAg GGGGAAGCAAGCGATAGTGGGAGCAACCAGCAGATTTGGGAGAAGTGGTCAACGGATGGCACCGAAAGACAGGTAGCAAAGCTGATGGACGAGGACATTGGCGCCGCGATGCAATTTCTCCAATCCAAAGCGCTCTGCATGATGCCGATCTCTCTTGCCATGGCTATATATGACACACAACATTCACAGGATGGCCAACCAGTGAAGCCTGAACCCAACAGTCATTCCTAG
- the LOC100821432 gene encoding E3 ubiquitin protein ligase DRIP2 isoform X3: MQDAVLACAALTAAADVAPASAAGGGGGGGGDGGVVRVKRSALVACLTCPLCRRLLRDAATITECLHTFCRKCISEEFINKEVCRCPTCNIDLGCAPEEKLRVDHSLLYVRSKIFPYKRRKVKDQEVISPITSPVKRKERSLSSLTGHGPRVSIQKCLTKRRTKASCLRRFSLRSTLQGSSKDATKKVGGWRPLGCQLRVDDGAPSNQAKAREHLKRYGNLAKKTGSRKVFTLKGKKKRFKANHPDKMRRLRALWFHLVAAFDQKGQPLPQLPTKFLRIKDVELPASYIHKYLAHKLNLSSEAEVEMVCGGKKVDPGMTLHDLADCWLDKGPKGRVRSSLDSPATGFVTTLFYSRPELLPAPTIPS, from the exons ATGCAGGACGCGGTGCTCGCCTGCGCCGCGCTGACCGCGGCGGCCGACGTCGCGCCTGCAAGTGCtgccgggggaggaggaggaggaggaggggacggcggcgtcgtGAGGGTGAAGCGCTCGGCCCTGGTGGCGTGCCTCACCTGcccgctctgccgccgcctcctccgcgacGCGGCAACCATCACCGAGTGCCTCCACACCT TTTGCAGAAAGTGCATATCTGAGGAGTTCATCAATAAGGAGGTCTGCCGCTGCCCTACTTGCAATATTGATTTAGGCTGTGCTCCAGAGGAGAAACTCAG AGTTGATCATAGCCTACTATATGTGAGGTCAAAGATATTTCCTTACAAAAGACGGAAGGTTAAGGATCAAGAAGTCATATCACCAATTACATCACCTGTCAAGAGGAAAGAAAGATCTCTATCTTCATTGACCGGCCATGGTCCTCGGGTGTCTATACAGAAATGCCTTACGAAGAGGAGAACAAAAGCTTCATGCTTACGCCGCTTCTCTTTG CGCTCTACCTTGCAGGGCAGTAGTAAAGACGCGACAAAGAAAGTTGGAGGATGGAGACCACTGGGCTGTCAACTTAGAGTTG ATGATGGTGCTCCTTCCAACCAAGCAAAGGCTAGAGAACACTTGAAACGATATGGGAATTTAGCAAAGAAGACTGGAAGCAGGAAAGTGTTCACTCtgaagggaaaaaagaaaaggtttaAGGCAAATCATCCTGATAAAATGAGGAGATTGCGAGCATTATGGTTCCATCTAGTGGCTGCTTTTGACCA GAAAGGACAACCTCTACCGCAGCTACCTACAAAATTTTTAAGAATCAA GGATGTCGAGTTGCCTGCTTCCTACATACATAAGTACCTTGCACATAAACTCAATCTTTCAAGTGAAGCTGAG GTGGAGATGGTGTGCGGTGGCAAGAAAGTGGACCCGGGAATGACCCTGCATGATCTAGCAGACTGCTGGCTCGATAAAGGTCCGAAGGGCCGGGTGCGATCATCCCTTGACTCCCCTGCCACCGGGTTCGTCACGACGTTATTCTACAGCAGGCCAGAACTGCTCCCAGCACCAACCATACCTAGCTGA